The window taaattaatatttgaattcattttacatcgttgcaatttgattttgatgtctactttttataatttaatttaatttttttaaatactttTAATTGCAATCGGAACTTaacaatataaatttaaatatattgttTTGTAAAAGAAAATGCACTACATACCTTTATTTGCAAACATTTAAACACAAACCtccacgatttttttttttatttttttacttttgcccttgaaaaatatacatattttggATATACTATTAAATTTTGCACCTATAAATTTGACGTTTAGCCATCAAATAAAtgttattataaataaatatttaaatttttttataataaaaactctatctatatatatgggCTTCAACAACCAACTTGTTCCACCATTAAGTCGTTTTCTTCTGCCAACAATTTTAGGTAGTTTTGCCGATATGACGTTTTCCAGCAACACGACAAGTCGTTTCTCTGCCAACAATTTAGGTAGTTTTGTAGCTTTGCCGATATGACGTTTTCAAGCAACACAACAAGTCGTTTTGCAGCACACTACAAATCTTTCATCTCAAACAAAGAAATAACTGGGACCAAACATGGCAACCTTTAACACAACTTTCATTGAACTTTCCAAAGTTTACCCGCGATTAATGAGTGTTAAAGCCCCCAGCACGCCCTTGATCCGTCACTGCTTGAATTTACACTAGATATGCAGTATCAGAAACTGGTactaaattaaaacaatatCACAAGTCAAAATCAATCTCTATATTATTCTCACAATTTTTCCTTTCCTGAGGGTAAAAATTGCATCTTTTGCTGAATAGCAATTAATCCTGAAGTTTAGATTACTTATTCATCGCCCATTGAATCATTCAATTTTATAATCCCATCTCTATTTTTCTTCATTATCATAAAATCCACTCTATTTACAAACAACTTGAAGATATGAAGCATATGATCAGATCAGATCATCAGGCATCTTTTATTCTGCCTCTTGTCAACACCAGATATCTCTGGATTGCCAGCATGATAACCCATGTACTTTTCGCAATTTTCTCTTTGATCATTAGAAGCAATGCTGAGCTTAGTACAGTCTTCAATATCTGAGCTTCTAATCCTTTGAAAAATCCCAAAACCCCTTCCCCTTTCCATATTGCATGTGTTACTCCGGGCAATGTTTTCTTCAATCTCGGTTTACTTTTCTTACTCTCACCATCGTCTGCTGCTTGAATCACTACCTTACACCTGTAGGAACAACCCGTCAATTTGGTCGATTCTATTAAGAAAACGAAAATGGATAAAGATAGATGATAGCCACCCACCTGATTGCAGGATATGTAATGACTGTCGCAATACTCTTCGATACCGCACCCAAAATGAAAGCAGATAAAGCGGAAAGGGCTTGTACGGAAGCTCCTGCATCCCCATTTCCGTTGAGAAGTTTTTGTTTCAGCTGATCAAACACTGTGTACTGCAGAACATAACCGTTTTCCTCAGCATAGTTCGTTTTGGAAGCAATTATGCCATCATTTTAAACTACAAGGTCAAGTACCTGAATTGCGGGATTTGTGGTCAGTAAAAGAGAGATGCCGAGGCCATCAAATGCATCACTCCACCTGCCCTCTGTCAATGTCTGCCACAGTCCTTTGGACTTGCCGAAAGCACTAGTCTGCATCCTTGAGGAAGCTGTATCTAGGGGCTACAGAGAAATGGAACACAGAATGAACTCTTAAGCTTTAACAATCGGAAATGATCCGATaataaaatgaaagataaaaaaaaactgataACAAAGTATTAAGTGAAAACACAAGCACATTAAGATGCTCCACACCAACAATTAGTATGACTCAGGACGCTTTTCGCCTTTTTTCTAAACCTGCTTCGGTAAAATCACGCAATGTGCCAAAACTAAGACCCTCAAATCATTTAAGAACAGATCCCACATCTATGACCAAAAATTATGGCAATTGCAATCATAGTTTCCACTCATCGCATACCAAGTAATTATATTCTTAAGGTTATATGCTAACGTTAGcaattttgatttttgattGCTTATCAGCAGAAGAAATATTTCAAAGTCCATTTATACCATATTTGATTGCAAATTTTTTAACATATAATGTAATGTATTCCACATTATAGGATGACTTTAACAATGATCGCTCACCAACCTGAGTCGCAATAGCAGTGCAAgcaccagcagcagcagcaagaAGCAAATTTGCTTTTGTTCCAATTTGTTTGGAACCACTTTTTTCCACATACAATCTTTTGAAGTAGCTATATCCATAAAAGTAAACAAATTGTGAAATGAAAGACTGCAGATTTTTTGTCCCTAATCCTTGATATAATGAAGCAATATGTCCATTCGATATCGCTTCCCATAAAACGTCAGATAAATTCCTGCACAAGCCAtaaaacaaaatcaataaacTATTTAACGCCTTCAACATGCATCACAATGAAAAACATGTTCTTAAACATGGAACTTGGCCTAATATTGGAATATCTATAATTTTGCAGAAGCAGAACTAATGACAGATCCAGGTTATGGTCAAAAGGCCATAGGGAAGACATTAAAATTTACAAGTAGCATTCTAATGCAAAAGAAATCAAAGAATGGACGGACCGACCATACAAATAtaaatagagagagagagagagagagagagagagagggagtttTAATGCACAGGCATCTACAAGAGATAGAAGAAAACCATTACAGATAATAAAGAAAGATCTTGATCCTTTTCGTTGGTGTGAACTCGGATATGAACAAGCAAAGTCATGGTTTCCGGGATTCACCTTGGTAAGTGGAGTGAAGAAGCCCACCTTCCACGGGGTGGGATTGGAATGGAGCTTAGCTATCCATTGGCATAAGCACTTCGGTTCAGGGAGTGATTTTCATTGAATAAAACGACAGTTCATCTATTAGTTTTAATGCACAATCATTTTATGAACACATTTCCAAGTCTCTACACGCAGTCTATTTGCTTTAATAATTCGAAAGTTAATTAATGTTACTCACTCCATTAAAGAATAATAACATAAAAACTGACCATATCGCATAAGCATAAGATCACGGGACGACAATCTAAGTTTCTCTTCATCAAGCATGCCAAACTTTACCACTAATCAGTCGGGCCAAATTTATGCATCACTAACTCGGAAGTAGCTTTAGCATTGAATTAAAACGACCGAAATGCCATGTACAAACACCAGTATGGCACTATAACCTTACCCACTGTAAACACAACCGAAAACTCGACAAGAATGCGATTTATTTGGGGAACTAATATTACAACAATCATagaccaaaaagaaaaagaagttgcAGCCTATGTCAAGTCAACAACGGAGCTATATGACGCCTTTAAGCACCAGAATCTCAACAGCAATAAAGACACATCACTACTTAAACATAGGCCATAAAA is drawn from Euphorbia lathyris chromosome 9, ddEupLath1.1, whole genome shotgun sequence and contains these coding sequences:
- the LOC136205533 gene encoding peroxisomal adenine nucleotide carrier 1-like; this encodes MGIDFESLSEATSGAIGSLLSTTILYPLDTCKTKYQAEARAHGKQKYRNLSDVLWEAISNGHIASLYQGLGTKNLQSFISQFVYFYGYSYFKRLYVEKSGSKQIGTKANLLLAAAAGACTAIATQPLDTASSRMQTSAFGKSKGLWQTLTEGRWSDAFDGLGISLLLTTNPAIQYTVFDQLKQKLLNGNGDAGASVQALSALSAFILGAVSKSIATVITYPAIRCKVVIQAADDGESKKSKPRLKKTLPGVTHAIWKGEGVLGFFKGLEAQILKTVLSSALLLMIKEKIAKSTWVIMLAIQRYLVLTRGRIKDA